In Cryptomeria japonica chromosome 10, Sugi_1.0, whole genome shotgun sequence, a genomic segment contains:
- the LOC131858797 gene encoding probable carboxylesterase 120, with protein sequence MEVVGEVDGLKVYSDGSLQRHESSTLPASPHFTDGVASKDVVINQKTSVWARIFKPETAAQILPLLIYFHGGGFLTAPVSIQHPDCTIDHTLPLTGSTKDVETVNFLCKVCKNADVMIVSVDYRLAWTHPLPTAYDDCTEAVKWTAKSPDEWLLPSVVDFKRCFLGGVSAGANIVHNVGLRVAGVDMSPLVVKGMICIHPFFGGEKKLANEDPVIFELVCKPIWWMVLPQGSTRDHPFCNPTVSTPKPALKLPPVLVALAGMDELKWRGDMFYNHLKKSGKEAERMMDKNASHACYTQHLIDTISEFIKCH encoded by the exons ATGGAAGTTGTGGGAGAAGTAGATGGGTTGAAGGTCTATTCAGATGGCTCTCTGCAGCGCCATGAAAGTTCCACACTGCCTGCATCTCCACATTTCACTGACGGCGTTGCTTCAAAGGATGTCGTTATAAATCAGAAAACCAGCGTCTGGGCTCGCATATTCAAACCGGAAACCGCTGCTCAAATTTTGCCTTTACTGATCTATTTTCATGGAGGAGGGTTCTTAACTGCGCCTGTGTCTATACAGCACCCTGACTGTACCATTGAccat ACGTTGCCCTTAACTGGTTCCACAAAGGACGTAGAAACTGTCAATTTTCTTTGCAAGGTGTGCAAGAACGCAGACGTAATGATTGTGTCGGTGGATTACAGGCTGGCGTGGACGCACCCGCTCCCTACGGCGTACGATGACTGTACGGAGGCAGTGAAATGGACCGCGAAGTCGCCGGATGAGTGGCTGTTGCCTTCCGTCGTGGATTTTAAGCGGTGTTTTTTGGGCGGAGTGAGCGCCGGAGCAAATATCGTTCACAACGTCGGACTGCGCGTTGCTGGCGTGGACATGAGTCCGTTGGTGGTGAAGGGAATGATCTGTATTCACCCCTTCTTTGGGGGTGAGAAAAAGCTTGCCAATGAGGATCCAGTGATTTTTGAACTAGTCTGCAAACCCATCTGGTGGATGGTTCTCCCGCAGGGGTCCACCAGAGACCATCCATTCTGTAATCCGACGGTTTCGACCCCGAAGCCTGCCTTGAAATTACCGCCGGTTTTGGTAGCCCTTGCAGGAATGGATGAACTTAAATGGAGAGGAGATATGTTTTATAACCATCTCAAGAAAAGCGGAAAGGAGGCGGAAAGAATGATGGACAAAAATGCATCCCATGCTTGTTACACACAGCATCTGATAGACACTATTTCCGAATTCATTAAATGCCATTAA